One window of the Niallia circulans genome contains the following:
- a CDS encoding GerAB/ArcD/ProY family transporter has product MNNKIRISAKQMMSLLMMTIISTAILSIPAVTSKHAGHDMWVSPIFSSISGLITAFIILQLHKLYPNETIFQYSKHIVGTFLSKCIGLAYLLYILLVTSIIVREYADFILTSLLYSTPLVVIIGVMVILCAYSVKSGLEVFARASQVFLPIYIFSLLVLLLLFHEFDVKNMLPLFEGKWKSMLHGALQPALWFNQIFYMGILLPYVKDKATKKVVGYKVILYSLIVMFSLNIICLFLFGENVDSYQFPVFTAFRYIYIPPFFERFESVLVVIWVLGVFIKISLFYFTLCLGTAQWLGVEKEKTFVFPYGILIIIIALWVSTNLADLNKFIESTIPVLEIGLYVLIPLSLLLLSFIRKKRKASV; this is encoded by the coding sequence ATGAATAACAAAATAAGAATTTCAGCTAAACAAATGATGTCTTTATTAATGATGACTATTATTTCAACAGCTATTCTTTCGATTCCGGCAGTTACATCAAAGCATGCTGGGCATGATATGTGGGTTTCTCCTATATTCTCAAGTATAAGTGGATTAATTACGGCATTTATTATTTTACAACTTCATAAATTATATCCCAATGAAACCATTTTCCAGTATAGTAAGCATATTGTGGGGACTTTTTTATCGAAGTGTATAGGTTTAGCTTATTTGCTATACATTCTATTGGTCACAAGCATTATTGTAAGAGAATATGCAGACTTTATCTTAACTTCTCTTTTATATTCTACCCCTTTAGTGGTAATTATAGGAGTAATGGTTATTCTTTGTGCCTATTCGGTTAAAAGTGGATTGGAAGTATTTGCACGGGCATCACAAGTATTTTTGCCAATTTATATCTTCTCTTTATTAGTATTATTATTGTTATTTCATGAATTTGATGTGAAAAATATGCTGCCGCTTTTTGAGGGTAAATGGAAATCGATGCTTCATGGTGCGTTGCAGCCTGCACTTTGGTTTAATCAAATTTTTTATATGGGGATATTATTGCCATATGTCAAGGATAAAGCGACAAAAAAAGTAGTGGGGTATAAAGTAATTTTATATAGCTTGATAGTTATGTTTTCTTTAAATATTATTTGTCTTTTTTTGTTTGGCGAGAATGTGGATAGTTACCAATTTCCTGTATTTACAGCGTTTCGCTATATTTATATCCCTCCGTTTTTTGAACGTTTTGAATCAGTTCTTGTAGTTATTTGGGTATTAGGTGTATTTATTAAAATTTCGTTATTTTACTTTACTTTGTGTTTAGGAACAGCTCAATGGTTAGGTGTTGAAAAAGAAAAAACTTTTGTCTTTCCATATGGTATTTTAATCATAATCATAGCCTTATGGGTTAGTACGAACCTAGCAGATTTAAATAAATTCATCGAAAGCACAATACCTGTATTAGAGATTGGGCTGTATGTTCTAATTCCACTTAGTCTTCTTCTCCTTTCATTTATTAGAAAAAAGAGAAAAGCAAGTGTATAA
- a CDS encoding VOC family protein, with the protein MNTIIHRVGTIYLPVENPELASNWYQEKLGARENFRNEDKAILDFANQSFFLVKAKKGEKAAFQDDAGNEHFFLTFEVDGIDQLKKLHYSLKEKGVTVDDIEDRGHPGNNFVFYDLDGNKFDVWSQLSPSFKEKYLLNDSER; encoded by the coding sequence ATGAATACAATCATCCACAGAGTGGGAACAATTTATCTGCCAGTTGAAAATCCAGAATTAGCCTCAAACTGGTATCAAGAAAAATTAGGAGCAAGAGAAAATTTCAGAAATGAAGATAAAGCTATTTTAGATTTTGCGAATCAAAGTTTCTTTCTTGTTAAAGCAAAAAAAGGAGAAAAAGCAGCCTTTCAAGATGATGCAGGAAATGAGCATTTTTTTCTGACATTTGAAGTCGATGGGATAGACCAATTAAAGAAACTTCATTACTCCTTAAAAGAAAAAGGTGTTACGGTTGACGATATTGAGGATAGAGGACATCCAGGCAACAATTTTGTCTTTTACGATCTTGATGGAAATAAATTTGATGTGTGGAGTCAGTTAAGCCCGAGCTTTAAAGAAAAATACTTGCTTAACGATAGTGAAAGATAG
- a CDS encoding DUF3892 domain-containing protein codes for MDEKDYQKIYDDYLQQASSEAQIEAAEEIDPNIEQIVAVRKNEDDDIIAFKTNSGRELDYITALDEAKAGKLAHVDVFHKYGRDIIRSEPDGIKENNLDNLPTF; via the coding sequence ATGGATGAAAAAGACTATCAAAAAATTTACGATGATTATTTGCAGCAAGCAAGTAGCGAAGCTCAAATAGAAGCGGCCGAAGAAATCGATCCCAATATAGAACAAATTGTGGCTGTTCGTAAAAATGAGGATGATGATATTATTGCTTTTAAAACAAACAGTGGTAGAGAATTAGATTATATTACTGCCCTTGATGAAGCTAAAGCAGGAAAATTAGCGCATGTGGATGTTTTTCATAAATATGGCAGGGATATTATCCGTAGTGAACCAGATGGGATTAAAGAAAATAACTTAGATAATTTGCCTACTTTTTAA
- the lysS gene encoding lysine--tRNA ligase produces the protein MSQEQTTRRIEKLAALRSQGVFVYPERFATNYELYEAALLEDGTEAVRVAGRIMGIRQFSKFSFLTISDIQGSLQLLLKKEEVGEQSANDFAYYLDVGDFIGVEGRMYSTKTKEKTLRIEKYVLLGKALHPLPEKWHGLNNVETRYRQRYLDLMMTKETKERMLTRTKLVRAIRRFLEERDFLEVETPVLQHTSSGALARPFRTYHHALDSELNLRIAPETYLKRLIVGGFTKIYEFAKCFRNEGVSPQHLQEFTMVEGYAAYWSYEDTMALMRDLLLYVLNETFQTTVIPVQGKTIDFSLDWKVVSFRELILQDTGIDIDLYPNVDDLYEETKRRNIYLEQDNIETLGRGNFIDLLYKKMCRPQLIEPTFLINHPIDLSPLARANDYNPAITDRFQLVVNGVEIINAYSELVDPLEQRRRLEAQAVLKSGGDLEAMEMDEDYLLAMEYGMPPISGWGFGIERLLMILTDSETIKDCALFPLTKKV, from the coding sequence ATGAGCCAGGAACAAACAACGCGGAGAATAGAAAAATTAGCGGCATTAAGATCACAGGGAGTTTTCGTATATCCAGAAAGATTTGCGACAAATTATGAACTTTATGAAGCAGCTTTACTGGAGGATGGCACAGAAGCAGTGCGGGTGGCAGGAAGAATCATGGGGATTCGCCAGTTTAGTAAATTTAGCTTCCTGACGATTTCAGATATTCAAGGAAGTCTGCAGCTGCTTTTGAAAAAAGAAGAGGTCGGAGAGCAGTCAGCTAATGATTTCGCTTACTATTTAGATGTAGGAGATTTTATTGGTGTGGAAGGGAGAATGTATTCGACGAAAACAAAGGAAAAAACGCTGCGAATAGAAAAATATGTTTTACTAGGAAAAGCTCTGCATCCTCTGCCAGAAAAATGGCATGGGTTAAACAATGTAGAAACCCGTTATCGACAACGTTATTTAGACCTAATGATGACAAAGGAAACAAAAGAAAGAATGTTAACACGAACAAAGTTAGTGCGTGCGATTCGGAGATTTTTAGAAGAAAGAGATTTTCTAGAAGTGGAGACACCTGTGTTACAGCATACTTCTTCCGGGGCATTAGCTCGTCCATTTAGAACGTATCATCATGCATTGGATTCGGAACTAAATTTACGAATTGCACCAGAGACTTACTTAAAAAGATTAATAGTAGGAGGTTTTACAAAAATATATGAGTTTGCTAAGTGCTTTCGAAATGAAGGAGTCAGTCCTCAGCATCTTCAAGAATTTACAATGGTAGAAGGCTATGCTGCTTATTGGAGCTATGAGGATACAATGGCACTTATGCGTGATCTACTTCTATATGTTCTGAATGAGACTTTTCAAACAACCGTTATTCCAGTCCAAGGAAAAACAATTGATTTTTCTTTAGACTGGAAAGTCGTCTCCTTTAGAGAGCTAATCCTCCAAGATACAGGCATTGATATTGATTTATATCCAAATGTAGATGACTTGTATGAAGAAACAAAGCGGAGAAATATCTATTTAGAACAAGACAATATCGAGACCTTAGGGAGAGGGAACTTTATCGATTTGCTATATAAAAAAATGTGTCGTCCGCAACTAATAGAGCCAACTTTTTTAATCAATCATCCTATTGATTTGTCACCCTTGGCAAGAGCAAATGATTATAATCCCGCAATTACGGATCGCTTTCAACTAGTAGTAAATGGGGTTGAAATTATCAATGCATATTCAGAATTAGTGGATCCTCTTGAACAAAGAAGAAGATTAGAGGCACAGGCTGTGTTGAAAAGCGGCGGTGATCTGGAGGCGATGGAAATGGATGAGGACTACCTATTGGCAATGGAATATGGAATGCCGCCAATTTCTGGTTGGGGATTTGGAATTGAACGGCTTTTAATGATATTAACGGACAGTGAGACAATTAAAGATTGTGCACTATTTCCATTAACGAAAAAAGTTTAA
- a CDS encoding GNAT family N-acetyltransferase, whose protein sequence is MTGNIEQFVTLLPVNKNMLVDFKQELHEAFLKGLKDSFPEHDNPTEIAPVPPEKDVDKMLTEPDAEIYHLVMNGEKLGGAVLKIDEDTQHNEVVFLYMNANAHGKGIGTKAWQAIEAAYPETKVWELYTPYFEKRNIHFYVNKCGFHIVEFLHRGNPGPDFEVDETKPDTEYEFFHFKKVMKK, encoded by the coding sequence ATGACAGGTAATATAGAACAATTTGTTACACTACTTCCGGTAAACAAGAATATGCTGGTTGATTTTAAGCAGGAATTACACGAAGCCTTTTTAAAAGGGTTAAAAGATAGTTTTCCAGAGCATGACAATCCAACCGAAATAGCACCGGTTCCACCTGAAAAGGATGTTGACAAAATGCTCACAGAACCAGATGCAGAGATTTATCATCTCGTAATGAACGGAGAAAAGCTGGGTGGGGCAGTATTAAAAATTGATGAAGACACACAGCATAATGAAGTTGTATTTTTATATATGAATGCGAATGCACATGGAAAAGGTATCGGGACAAAAGCATGGCAAGCAATAGAGGCGGCATACCCAGAAACAAAAGTTTGGGAGCTATATACACCTTATTTTGAAAAACGCAATATTCACTTTTATGTGAATAAATGTGGTTTTCATATCGTGGAATTTTTGCATAGAGGTAACCCAGGCCCAGACTTTGAAGTGGATGAAACGAAACCAGATACAGAATATGAATTTTTCCACTTTAAAAAAGTCATGAAGAAGTAA
- a CDS encoding MFS transporter → MNSIRFYSFWFAKTSIALADVIYIMVITTYIYQKTDSALMSSLFPLFKALANLTAGLTSPLIYRKFAFAKLMVKFQGLKALLLTFLLLGFLPITNHIYVLLLFILVISFMEGWGNPLLNSVTPKIVSKENLVRANSSLSITTQSVQIAGYSFTGFAVINWGHNSTLAFNVVLLWLSVLALYITSKHFVSNMEVPVENKSKWALMNEGWKILWHNQTLRMVTLMDVIEGMAGSIWVGAITLVYVKEALNQGEQWWGFINASYYVGAILGG, encoded by the coding sequence ATGAATAGTATACGTTTTTATAGTTTCTGGTTTGCTAAGACAAGCATAGCCTTAGCAGATGTCATTTACATTATGGTTATTACCACATACATATATCAAAAAACGGACTCTGCATTAATGTCTTCGTTGTTTCCTTTATTCAAAGCTTTGGCTAATTTAACTGCTGGTCTAACATCCCCATTAATTTATAGAAAGTTTGCTTTCGCTAAATTAATGGTAAAGTTTCAGGGGTTGAAGGCATTATTACTTACTTTTTTACTACTCGGTTTTTTGCCGATAACGAATCATATTTATGTTTTGCTGCTATTTATTTTAGTTATATCTTTTATGGAAGGATGGGGGAACCCATTACTTAACTCTGTTACACCTAAAATTGTATCAAAGGAAAATCTTGTGAGAGCTAACAGTTCTTTATCCATCACAACTCAATCTGTTCAAATAGCTGGTTATAGCTTTACAGGTTTTGCGGTAATAAATTGGGGGCATAATTCTACTTTGGCGTTTAATGTAGTATTGCTCTGGCTTTCTGTATTGGCTTTATATATTACATCAAAACATTTCGTTTCTAATATGGAAGTTCCTGTCGAAAATAAATCCAAGTGGGCGCTGATGAATGAAGGATGGAAGATTTTATGGCATAATCAGACGCTTAGAATGGTTACTTTAATGGATGTTATTGAGGGAATGGCAGGTTCCATTTGGGTTGGAGCAATAACATTGGTGTATGTAAAAGAAGCCCTAAACCAAGGAGAGCAATGGTGGGGTTTTATTAATGCAAGCTATTATGTTGGCGCTATTTTGGGGGGATAA
- a CDS encoding DNA/RNA non-specific endonuclease: MKKKMNYLILLLTAIFIVGCSNVEDVSNTDGNANSQEVTTKNSEKEKTSTGKQVVEETVTQSKNELFKGYKLIEVDGGDLSGHREPNVVVDVGYGDREYWAFTNKHGQLVRVVAEKIILQDDKNEPVTSSGRYYSDEAKVPGVERADLDEGHIIADSLGGVSNAYNITPQDSTLNRHGDQAYMEDAIRKAGGATNFEAIITYPNTETQIPSRYQYTYTIKGNVIKDEFDNMNPDEVNKSLGLTGSKSSESTTSKEKEDISTIDTNGDGQVTIKEAKAAGYSMPITSDHWLYKYMRDNDNDGMVGE, encoded by the coding sequence ATGAAAAAGAAAATGAACTATTTAATCTTACTTTTAACTGCCATCTTTATAGTTGGTTGCTCCAACGTAGAAGATGTATCGAATACGGATGGGAATGCTAATTCACAAGAAGTAACTACTAAAAATAGTGAAAAAGAAAAAACATCGACTGGAAAACAAGTAGTAGAGGAAACGGTAACCCAATCAAAAAATGAACTGTTTAAAGGATACAAGCTTATTGAAGTGGATGGCGGTGATTTGTCTGGGCATCGTGAACCAAATGTTGTTGTTGACGTTGGATATGGGGATCGTGAATATTGGGCATTTACAAATAAGCATGGGCAGCTAGTCCGTGTCGTTGCTGAGAAAATCATTCTACAAGATGACAAAAATGAACCAGTAACATCGTCTGGCAGATACTATTCTGATGAAGCAAAGGTTCCTGGTGTCGAGAGAGCAGATTTAGATGAAGGACATATCATTGCAGATTCACTAGGCGGAGTGTCGAATGCTTATAATATTACCCCACAAGATAGTACGCTTAACCGCCATGGTGATCAAGCCTATATGGAAGACGCAATCCGTAAGGCAGGTGGAGCTACGAACTTTGAAGCCATCATCACCTATCCTAATACAGAAACGCAGATTCCTTCTAGATATCAGTATACCTATACTATAAAAGGAAATGTCATTAAGGATGAATTCGACAATATGAACCCTGATGAAGTAAATAAATCACTTGGACTAACTGGTAGTAAGTCTTCCGAGTCAACTACTTCAAAGGAAAAAGAGGATATTTCAACTATTGATACAAACGGTGATGGTCAAGTAACAATTAAAGAAGCAAAAGCAGCAGGATATAGCATGCCTATAACAAGTGATCACTGGCTGTACAAATATATGCGCGATAATGATAACGACGGTATGGTGGGGGAGTAA
- a CDS encoding DinB family protein — protein MKFFVYNWQVRDEWFDWCNQLTTEELLKNRIGGVGNILFTLFHIIDVEYSWIRGIQGKEDVVFQFDDYHTLEKVKTLSDKLRNEIAEFLKNTDDLKEQSVSVPWDEKKYAVNDIIHHIIAHEIHHIGQLSVWSRELKLQPPSSNFVGRELKFVHFS, from the coding sequence ATAAAATTCTTTGTATATAACTGGCAAGTAAGAGATGAATGGTTTGACTGGTGTAATCAATTAACAACTGAAGAGTTATTAAAAAATCGTATTGGCGGAGTAGGAAATATTTTATTTACACTTTTCCATATAATTGATGTGGAATATAGTTGGATTCGTGGTATTCAAGGGAAAGAGGATGTAGTATTTCAGTTTGATGACTATCATACACTTGAAAAGGTTAAAACTCTTTCAGATAAATTAAGGAATGAAATCGCTGAATTTTTGAAAAACACAGATGACTTGAAGGAACAGAGTGTCAGTGTCCCTTGGGATGAAAAAAAATATGCTGTGAATGATATTATTCACCATATTATTGCACACGAAATTCATCATATCGGACAACTTTCAGTTTGGTCGAGAGAATTAAAACTACAACCTCCATCTTCTAATTTTGTTGGCAGAGAACTAAAATTTGTTCATTTTTCTTGA
- a CDS encoding ankyrin repeat domain-containing protein — protein sequence MIVLRGIGRFQELPEMAMHIYKGNIPALEAEIAAGWDIEEGIVLSKRISLSPLDLALVLQKKEVIKLLVEHGVNLNVHHNPAFLRAVRYCGEDIVRYIAAQGAEMDKHNQTGSGAYSEAYYGNKKNIPFIHELGLDIKLYGGAIIREAASDHDLKTLKYLLDHGVDINYNQPDMVYPYQATPLTVAARMGNMGMVKFLIEHGADVTKAEKDGDRPYTIAVSNKDTVMANYLKSLEPAEFHDPANKKNELKKYKLPDELVCFLTGNQLRIELAQNEYEIEYIDFFTLNDTIEMKIGRQKLLRLSADIDNYSDLQLVWNPKNKGLIGCYDVEHQTYLDLCSFTEFLEQPELYLIKYLEGEL from the coding sequence TTGATCGTCTTGAGAGGTATTGGAAGGTTTCAGGAGCTGCCGGAAATGGCGATGCATATTTATAAAGGAAATATTCCGGCTTTAGAGGCGGAAATCGCAGCAGGCTGGGATATTGAGGAGGGGATCGTACTTAGTAAGCGTATTTCTCTTAGTCCGTTAGATCTGGCGCTAGTATTGCAGAAAAAGGAGGTTATAAAGCTGCTGGTAGAGCATGGCGTTAACCTGAATGTTCATCATAATCCGGCTTTTTTGAGAGCTGTACGTTATTGCGGGGAGGATATCGTCCGTTACATTGCAGCGCAAGGAGCTGAGATGGACAAGCATAATCAAACGGGGTCGGGTGCATATTCAGAAGCCTATTATGGCAACAAAAAAAACATCCCGTTTATTCATGAGCTGGGATTAGATATTAAGCTGTACGGCGGTGCCATCATACGTGAAGCTGCATCGGACCATGACCTGAAGACACTCAAATATTTGCTCGATCATGGGGTGGACATCAATTATAATCAACCGGATATGGTCTATCCTTATCAAGCTACTCCATTAACGGTGGCTGCTCGTATGGGGAATATGGGCATGGTTAAATTTTTGATTGAACACGGCGCAGATGTTACTAAAGCGGAAAAAGACGGCGATCGGCCATATACGATTGCGGTCAGCAATAAGGATACGGTCATGGCTAATTATTTGAAATCGCTGGAGCCGGCTGAATTCCATGATCCAGCGAACAAGAAAAATGAGCTTAAAAAATATAAATTACCCGATGAACTGGTCTGCTTTCTTACAGGAAATCAGCTACGCATTGAGCTAGCGCAAAATGAATATGAAATCGAGTATATAGATTTTTTTACGCTGAACGATACAATTGAGATGAAAATCGGTAGACAAAAGCTGCTTCGTCTTTCAGCTGATATCGACAATTACTCTGACCTACAGTTGGTTTGGAACCCAAAGAATAAAGGCCTGATAGGATGTTATGATGTAGAGCATCAGACGTATCTGGATTTATGCAGCTTTACAGAGTTCCTCGAACAGCCTGAATTGTACCTAATAAAGTATCTTGAGGGAGAATTGTAA
- a CDS encoding ASCH domain-containing protein, which yields MNNRVNEFWNQFCIDTQKEGVQYKDATQFGASADWLAELVVNGKKTATTSGYVFYEIEKEAIPKVGEYYIILNGKENPVAIIEIESVQIVPMNEVTEEFALAEGEGDYQFWWDAHEKFFTELLKEYDIAFTQDMLVVCERIKKVYPK from the coding sequence ATGAATAACAGAGTTAATGAATTTTGGAATCAATTTTGTATAGACACCCAAAAAGAAGGGGTTCAATATAAAGATGCTACTCAATTTGGTGCTTCGGCTGATTGGTTAGCAGAATTAGTTGTAAATGGAAAAAAGACAGCTACAACTTCGGGTTATGTGTTTTACGAAATTGAAAAAGAAGCTATTCCTAAAGTTGGTGAATATTATATTATTTTAAATGGTAAGGAAAATCCAGTTGCTATTATTGAAATTGAATCAGTTCAAATTGTTCCAATGAATGAGGTAACCGAGGAATTTGCTTTAGCCGAAGGTGAAGGTGATTATCAATTCTGGTGGGATGCTCACGAGAAGTTCTTTACAGAATTATTAAAGGAATATGATATAGCATTTACACAAGATATGTTAGTTGTGTGTGAACGAATTAAAAAGGTATATCCTAAATAA
- a CDS encoding PadR family transcriptional regulator has translation MIPLLILGLLIQNPGAHGYELLSLMEKRHYKYIVNFTKGSFYYNLQQLEEKGLIEQTHQISPNNGREMHPFKITSLGREEFDKLMVKYGTKSEYVNLQFYGSLLFADEFDKNKLLELIQSQIDQTEARIALLDEYLAITKELPGKIDYFRRMNENSRSHHLVNLKWFKELKADIEEATV, from the coding sequence TTGATTCCCTTACTTATCCTTGGCTTACTTATTCAAAACCCTGGCGCTCATGGATACGAACTATTAAGTTTAATGGAAAAACGACACTATAAATATATCGTTAACTTCACTAAAGGATCATTTTATTACAATTTACAACAACTTGAAGAAAAAGGCTTGATTGAACAAACACATCAAATAAGTCCAAACAATGGGCGTGAAATGCACCCCTTTAAAATCACGTCTTTAGGAAGAGAAGAATTCGATAAATTAATGGTCAAATATGGGACTAAATCCGAGTATGTAAACTTACAATTCTATGGGTCGTTACTCTTTGCAGATGAATTCGATAAAAATAAATTATTAGAATTAATCCAATCACAAATTGATCAAACTGAAGCCAGAATTGCTCTTCTCGATGAATACCTAGCTATCACTAAAGAATTACCTGGTAAAATTGATTATTTTCGTCGCATGAACGAAAATTCTCGTTCACACCATTTAGTGAACTTAAAATGGTTTAAAGAATTGAAAGCAGACATAGAAGAAGCAACTGTGTAA
- a CDS encoding sialate O-acetylesterase, whose protein sequence is MIKSFLMLGQSNMAGRGFLHEVEPIYNEKIKMLRNGQWQMMTEPINYDRPVAGVSLAASFAQAWSNANPDEEIGLIPCAEGGSSLNDWHPQGILFQHALSEARFALETSEICGILWHQGESDSNNSLHETYYEKLSLIMETLRKELNLQNVPLIIGELGDFLGKSGFGKYSSEFQEINDQLRRFAHEQQNCYFVSAKGLTANPDGIHLNAVSQRKFGYRYFEAFSKKCHILEPLSDENQSLKINNNYSKTEQIYIHSMNLTLGKITYAEFEAQMTKVMRP, encoded by the coding sequence ATGATAAAATCTTTTTTAATGTTAGGTCAATCGAATATGGCAGGTCGAGGATTCTTGCATGAGGTAGAACCTATCTATAATGAAAAAATAAAAATGCTTCGCAACGGTCAGTGGCAAATGATGACAGAGCCTATTAATTATGACCGCCCTGTTGCTGGTGTAAGTCTAGCAGCATCTTTTGCACAGGCTTGGTCGAATGCCAACCCGGATGAAGAAATTGGTTTGATTCCTTGTGCGGAAGGTGGCAGTTCTTTGAACGATTGGCATCCGCAGGGTATTCTTTTTCAACATGCTTTATCTGAAGCTCGATTTGCACTTGAAACTAGTGAAATTTGTGGCATCCTCTGGCATCAAGGTGAAAGTGATAGCAATAATTCTCTACATGAAACGTATTATGAAAAGTTATCTCTTATCATGGAAACTTTACGTAAAGAATTAAACCTTCAAAATGTTCCATTAATCATTGGTGAGCTTGGTGATTTTCTAGGAAAATCTGGTTTCGGAAAGTACTCATCAGAGTTTCAAGAAATAAACGACCAATTACGTCGATTCGCTCACGAGCAGCAAAATTGTTATTTTGTATCAGCAAAAGGTCTAACTGCCAATCCAGATGGTATTCATTTGAACGCCGTTTCTCAACGAAAATTCGGTTATCGCTACTTCGAAGCATTTTCGAAAAAATGTCATATCTTAGAGCCTCTTTCAGATGAAAATCAATCACTAAAAATAAACAATAACTATTCAAAAACAGAACAAATTTATATTCACAGTATGAATTTGACTCTAGGTAAAATCACATACGCTGAATTTGAAGCCCAAATGACGAAGGTGATGCGCCCTTGA
- a CDS encoding alpha/beta fold hydrolase produces MNRGWQDYVLVNDRKIFINVVGEGDAIIFLHGGPGSNHKFFLPHVLPLSKNYKLILYDQTGCGKSEHLLNNEYSMADEVETLEMLRKKLKLDKIHLFGESWSSILALLYATEYPENVNKLFLTAAIGISSSGYRQFSKELLKRMSILDKIKLFIIHNRMKKGKSDDRNVESYRSLLCIFI; encoded by the coding sequence ATGAATAGAGGTTGGCAAGATTATGTTCTAGTGAATGACAGAAAAATTTTTATAAATGTAGTAGGCGAAGGAGATGCTATTATTTTTCTTCATGGTGGTCCTGGTAGTAATCATAAATTCTTTCTTCCTCATGTACTACCATTATCTAAGAATTATAAACTTATACTTTATGATCAAACTGGTTGTGGTAAATCGGAACATTTATTAAATAACGAATATTCAATGGCTGATGAAGTAGAAACATTAGAGATGTTGAGGAAAAAACTGAAGTTAGATAAGATACATTTATTTGGTGAATCATGGAGCTCTATACTTGCACTTCTTTATGCCACTGAGTACCCTGAAAATGTAAATAAATTGTTTTTAACGGCTGCAATTGGTATTAGTTCCAGCGGTTACAGACAATTCTCCAAAGAATTATTAAAAAGAATGTCAATACTAGATAAAATTAAACTTTTCATAATCCATAATAGAATGAAAAAAGGTAAGTCTGATGACAGAAATGTTGAAAGTTATCGATCCTTATTATGTATATTCATATGA
- a CDS encoding alpha/beta hydrolase, whose amino-acid sequence MTEMLKVIDPYYVYSYDNIQKKDQSPINNIVNNRIGDDIRNNYNLIPQINKLSKIPIIVVQGSDDILNPKRIKELLLDYIPHAELIEIENCGHWAIIENPSELNRIATEFFQ is encoded by the coding sequence ATGACAGAAATGTTGAAAGTTATCGATCCTTATTATGTATATTCATATGACAACATTCAGAAAAAAGATCAATCACCCATTAATAATATAGTAAATAATCGAATAGGTGATGACATTAGAAATAACTATAATTTAATTCCCCAAATCAATAAATTATCAAAGATACCTATTATTGTAGTACAAGGAAGTGATGATATTTTAAACCCAAAGAGGATAAAGGAGCTGCTTTTAGATTATATTCCTCATGCTGAACTGATTGAGATTGAAAACTGTGGTCACTGGGCTATTATAGAGAATCCTTCTGAACTTAATAGAATTGCAACTGAGTTTTTTCAATAA